A genomic segment from Fusobacteriaceae bacterium encodes:
- a CDS encoding PolC-type DNA polymerase III, with amino-acid sequence MSEFQRVIIPQENLFSQMGIRNVYVDKIIFYEKNKRMDLVCDVVSPKFLNEVELIYDKVRKKWQDLEIDFKIRYREGNFTPGDIKDIVERAIKRLKNKNATSRTFLYFYRISTEQSGEKFTVHLQLNNELAIKTLKEMRIQSKLEEIIRNFGVPEIEVCLDLGDFSKEVSEIVDLSDAKLKELEEEAEKSNIVNIGDMPKKKEKSVSFGAAPAQGKSAPFWKTNDGGKGKRLQAEIKGSVIPIDEYYALDPGDEGIVVQGKVFHYETRETRTGRMIATIGITDEKNSMMAKFWLSPNLDTDFAAMKYVKLSGTKKINDNSPDKEPEFWASSINPLTLGEEKKTDTAPEKMVELHTHTKMSEMVGVCDAGELIQRAAEYGHKAIAITDYAVVHAFPRAYKAAKEKGKDFKLILGCEISLVNDGENIIRNPKDIDFEEETFVVFDLETCGLNEHENPIIEIGAVKLKGTRIVDRFSRFVNPGRPIPPKIQELTGITDQMVANEPAIDEVLPAFLEFAGDATMVAHNAPFDMGFITRDAKKILGIDFRPSVMDTLTLAKAIYPGLKSYGLGPLNKLLGLSLENHHRAVDDAQATSLMFTIFLEKYREKGVKNLLDFDGAFPKNIKNAECYNCVLLVKNKTGLRNLYELISLAHTDYYGNRKPKIPKTLLQEKREGLLVGSALTAHNLNYGELTAHYLHYDFEKAAESVSFYDYIEFLPMGAYAELVDDSGSGVMKDLTDVMDMDRWFYRLAREHEIPVTASSDVHYLNESDAILRSVLVYGGGTAYKPESYMTDNKFWFRTTDELLAEFSWLGEETAREIVVANTNRIAGLIEDVRPIPEDFFPPKIENAEKIIKEMTYEKAHRIYGDPLPEVVSERLKKELDAIINNDFAVLYLSAQKLVKKSLDNGYLVGSRGSVGSSLVAYMMGITEVNALYPHYICDNPDCKYSEFTDKAGCGVDMPEKICPKCGKPLRRDGFTIPFEVFMGFDGEKTPDIDLNFSGEYQSEIHRYCETLFGRENVFKAGTISTLAAKNAYGYIKKYYEENNIPIERAHIERLAKLIEGAKKTTGQHPGGMIVLPNDVSIYEFCPVQKPANDQTSDSVTTHFDYHEMEDQLVKLDILGHDDPTTIKLLQEYTGVDVYEIPLTDPETLKIFRGTEPLGVKGDDIGSDIGTYGIPEFGTDFVIKILKDTKPRTFTELVRIAGLSHGTDVWLNNAQELVKNGTATLSEIITVRDDIMNYLIDCGISKQQAFDIMEFVRKGKPSKDPAKWEKHSAEMRAKNVPDWYIESCRKIKYMFPKGHAVAYVMMAMRIAYFKVHYPLAFYAAYFSRKAEDFNYELMRDVGAVKEQIKALRRESNLDAKKKATLTVCEVIVEMNARGFSFLPIDLFKSDAKKFVPEEGKIRFPLIALNGLGESAATKIVEERCKEEFLSYEDLRKRTQLSGTILDKLRKLGCIGNLSESNQKSLF; translated from the coding sequence ATGAGCGAATTTCAGAGAGTAATCATTCCGCAGGAGAACCTGTTCAGCCAGATGGGGATCCGGAATGTCTATGTGGATAAAATCATTTTTTATGAAAAAAACAAACGGATGGATCTCGTCTGCGACGTCGTCTCGCCCAAATTTTTAAACGAAGTGGAGCTGATCTACGACAAGGTCCGGAAAAAATGGCAAGACCTCGAAATCGATTTCAAGATCCGGTACCGGGAAGGGAATTTTACGCCCGGGGACATCAAGGATATCGTTGAAAGGGCCATCAAACGGCTCAAGAACAAAAACGCGACCTCGAGGACTTTTTTATATTTCTACCGGATTTCCACGGAGCAGTCCGGGGAAAAATTTACCGTGCATTTGCAGCTGAACAACGAGCTCGCGATCAAGACGCTGAAGGAGATGCGCATCCAGTCGAAGCTGGAAGAGATCATCAGAAATTTTGGCGTCCCGGAGATCGAGGTCTGCCTTGACTTGGGGGATTTTTCCAAGGAAGTCAGCGAAATCGTGGATCTTTCCGACGCCAAGCTCAAGGAGCTGGAGGAGGAAGCGGAAAAAAGCAATATCGTCAATATCGGCGATATGCCGAAGAAAAAGGAAAAAAGCGTATCCTTCGGCGCCGCTCCCGCTCAGGGAAAAAGCGCCCCCTTTTGGAAAACCAACGACGGCGGAAAGGGAAAACGGCTCCAGGCGGAGATCAAGGGTTCCGTGATCCCCATCGACGAATATTACGCCCTCGATCCAGGCGACGAAGGCATTGTCGTCCAGGGGAAGGTCTTCCACTATGAGACCCGGGAAACGCGAACCGGGCGCATGATCGCCACCATCGGCATTACCGACGAAAAAAATTCCATGATGGCCAAATTCTGGCTGTCCCCCAATCTGGATACGGATTTTGCCGCCATGAAATACGTGAAACTCAGCGGAACGAAAAAAATCAACGACAATAGCCCCGACAAGGAGCCTGAATTTTGGGCTTCCTCCATCAATCCCCTCACGTTGGGCGAAGAAAAGAAGACCGATACAGCGCCGGAAAAAATGGTGGAGCTGCACACCCACACAAAAATGAGCGAAATGGTAGGTGTTTGCGACGCGGGGGAATTGATCCAACGAGCGGCCGAATACGGGCATAAAGCCATTGCCATTACCGATTACGCAGTCGTTCACGCCTTTCCCCGGGCATATAAAGCGGCGAAGGAAAAGGGAAAAGACTTCAAGCTCATTCTGGGCTGCGAGATTTCGCTTGTCAACGACGGGGAAAACATCATCCGGAATCCCAAAGACATCGACTTTGAAGAAGAAACCTTCGTCGTCTTCGACCTGGAGACCTGCGGGCTCAATGAGCACGAAAACCCCATTATCGAAATCGGCGCCGTAAAGCTCAAAGGTACCCGGATTGTCGATCGCTTTTCCCGCTTTGTAAACCCGGGACGCCCCATTCCGCCAAAGATCCAGGAACTCACGGGCATAACGGATCAAATGGTCGCCAATGAACCCGCGATCGACGAAGTGCTGCCGGCCTTTCTGGAATTTGCCGGGGACGCCACCATGGTCGCCCACAACGCGCCCTTTGACATGGGCTTTATTACCCGGGACGCCAAAAAGATCCTCGGGATCGATTTCCGGCCCTCGGTCATGGATACGTTGACGTTAGCCAAGGCCATCTATCCGGGCCTCAAATCCTACGGACTGGGTCCCCTCAACAAGCTCCTGGGCCTTTCGCTGGAAAATCACCACAGGGCCGTGGACGACGCCCAGGCCACGTCGCTGATGTTCACGATCTTCCTGGAAAAATACCGGGAAAAGGGCGTAAAAAATCTCCTGGACTTCGACGGGGCCTTTCCGAAGAACATCAAGAACGCCGAATGCTACAACTGCGTCCTGCTTGTCAAAAATAAAACCGGCCTCCGGAACCTCTATGAGCTGATTTCGCTGGCCCACACGGACTATTACGGCAACAGAAAGCCCAAAATCCCCAAAACCCTTTTGCAGGAAAAACGGGAGGGCCTCCTCGTGGGTTCGGCGCTGACGGCTCACAATCTCAATTACGGAGAACTGACCGCCCATTATCTGCACTATGACTTTGAAAAGGCCGCCGAAAGCGTCAGCTTCTATGATTACATCGAATTTCTCCCCATGGGAGCCTACGCAGAACTGGTCGACGACAGCGGAAGCGGCGTCATGAAAGATCTCACGGACGTCATGGACATGGACCGCTGGTTTTACCGCCTCGCCAGAGAGCACGAAATTCCGGTGACCGCTTCCTCCGACGTTCACTATCTCAACGAGTCCGACGCCATCCTCAGAAGCGTTCTCGTCTACGGCGGCGGGACGGCCTACAAGCCCGAATCCTATATGACGGACAACAAATTCTGGTTCCGGACGACCGACGAGTTGCTTGCCGAATTTTCCTGGCTCGGCGAGGAAACCGCCCGGGAGATCGTCGTCGCCAACACAAACCGGATCGCCGGTTTAATCGAGGACGTGCGCCCGATTCCCGAGGATTTTTTCCCGCCGAAAATCGAAAACGCCGAAAAAATCATCAAAGAGATGACCTATGAAAAGGCGCACCGGATTTACGGGGATCCTCTGCCCGAGGTCGTTTCCGAACGGCTCAAAAAAGAGCTCGACGCCATCATCAATAATGACTTCGCCGTGCTCTATCTCTCGGCCCAGAAACTAGTGAAAAAATCCCTTGACAACGGCTATCTGGTCGGTTCCCGGGGATCCGTGGGCTCGAGTCTCGTGGCCTATATGATGGGCATTACCGAGGTAAACGCCCTGTACCCCCACTACATCTGCGACAATCCCGACTGCAAATATTCGGAATTTACCGATAAAGCGGGCTGCGGCGTCGATATGCCCGAGAAGATCTGCCCCAAATGCGGAAAACCGCTCCGGAGAGACGGATTTACGATTCCTTTCGAAGTCTTCATGGGCTTTGACGGCGAAAAGACCCCCGATATCGACCTCAATTTCTCGGGCGAATACCAGAGCGAGATCCACCGCTACTGCGAGACGCTCTTCGGACGGGAAAACGTGTTCAAGGCGGGAACCATCTCCACCCTGGCCGCGAAAAACGCCTACGGCTACATCAAAAAATATTATGAGGAAAACAACATCCCCATCGAGCGCGCCCATATCGAACGGCTCGCGAAGCTCATCGAAGGGGCGAAAAAGACCACGGGCCAGCATCCCGGCGGCATGATCGTGCTGCCCAACGACGTGAGCATCTACGAGTTCTGCCCGGTCCAAAAACCGGCCAACGACCAGACCAGCGATTCCGTCACGACCCATTTTGACTACCACGAAATGGAGGACCAGCTCGTCAAGCTTGACATCCTCGGTCACGATGATCCCACGACGATCAAGCTCCTGCAGGAATACACGGGCGTCGACGTCTATGAGATCCCGCTGACGGATCCCGAGACCCTGAAGATTTTCCGGGGTACGGAACCCTTGGGGGTCAAAGGCGACGACATCGGATCCGATATCGGGACTTACGGGATACCGGAATTCGGCACGGATTTCGTCATCAAGATCCTCAAGGACACAAAGCCCCGGACCTTTACGGAACTGGTCCGGATCGCGGGTCTGTCCCACGGGACGGACGTCTGGCTCAACAACGCCCAGGAGCTCGTCAAGAACGGGACCGCCACCCTTTCAGAGATCATCACGGTCCGGGACGACATCATGAACTACCTGATCGACTGCGGCATATCGAAGCAACAGGCCTTTGACATCATGGAATTCGTCCGGAAGGGAAAGCCTTCCAAAGATCCGGCCAAATGGGAGAAACATTCGGCGGAAATGCGCGCCAAAAACGTCCCCGACTGGTATATCGAATCCTGCCGCAAGATCAAGTACATGTTTCCCAAGGGGCACGCGGTGGCCTACGTCATGATGGCCATGCGGATCGCCTATTTCAAGGTCCATTATCCCCTGGCCTTTTACGCGGCGTATTTCTCAAGAAAGGCCGAAGATTTCAACTATGAGCTGATGCGGGACGTGGGGGCCGTCAAAGAGCAAATCAAGGCCCTGCGCAGGGAAAGCAACCTTGACGCCAAGAAAAAGGCCACGCTCACGGTTTGCGAAGTCATTGTGGAAATGAACGCCCGCGGCTTCTCCTTCCTCCCCATAGACCTCTTCAAGTCCGACGCGAAAAAATTCGTGCCTGAGGAAGGAAAAATCAGATTCCCCCTGATCGCTCTGAACGGTCTCGGCGAATCGGCCGCCACAAAGATCGTCGAGGAGCGCTGCAAGGAAGAATTTTTATCCTACGAGGACCTCAGAAAAAGGACGCAGCTGTCGGGCACGATCCTCGACAAACTCCGGAAATTGGGGTGTATTGGCAACTTGAGCGAATCGAATCAAAAGTCTCTTTTTTGA
- a CDS encoding RNA methyltransferase has protein sequence MRNNLYVALVHYPVYNRKHEEVCTSVTNFDIHDISRTCRTYGVREYHLIIPADAQKVLTERIISYWREGAGGNYNKNRGEAFGITRVTGSIEKLIHRITTENGAAPVIVTTSARTFTGSTSYEALAKAIRNDERPYLILFGTGWGLTDAVMDMADVILEPIRGKSEYNHLSVRAAAAIILDRLLGEA, from the coding sequence ATGCGAAATAATCTTTATGTGGCCCTCGTCCATTATCCGGTCTACAACCGAAAGCACGAGGAAGTCTGCACTTCGGTTACCAACTTCGACATCCACGACATCTCGCGGACATGCCGGACTTACGGCGTCAGGGAATACCATCTGATCATTCCCGCCGATGCGCAAAAAGTCCTGACGGAGCGGATCATCTCCTATTGGCGGGAGGGCGCCGGCGGCAACTACAACAAAAACCGGGGGGAAGCCTTCGGGATCACCAGGGTTACCGGCAGCATCGAGAAGCTCATTCACCGGATCACGACGGAAAACGGGGCGGCCCCCGTGATCGTGACGACCTCGGCCCGGACCTTCACGGGATCCACGAGTTATGAGGCGCTGGCGAAAGCCATCAGGAATGACGAAAGGCCCTATCTCATTCTCTTCGGAACCGGCTGGGGCCTGACGGACGCCGTCATGGACATGGCGGACGTGATCCTTGAGCCCATCCGGGGCAAGTCGGAGTACAATCATTTGTCGGTCCGGGCGGCTGCGGCCATTATCCTGGACAGACTGCTGGGAGAAGCGTAG
- the trmD gene encoding tRNA (guanosine(37)-N1)-methyltransferase TrmD gives MRFNVLTLFPGLFEEFRRESIIGRAMEQKLIDIRVINIRDFAWDKHRQADDVPFGGGGGMVMKPEPLLRALATLSGKLIYTSPQGVTFTQKLAGELAKEEEITIIAGHYEGIDERVLERTRPLEISIGDYVLTGGELPAMVIMDAVTRLVDGVIKKESYERDSFYDGLLDFPQYTRPCEYEGQVVPEVLISGHHKNIEWWRLKESLRRTRKKRPDLILRRTFSELEKKLYEEILREEREKADAESKRTEDESDAK, from the coding sequence ATGAGATTTAATGTATTGACGCTTTTCCCGGGCCTTTTTGAGGAATTCCGGCGCGAAAGCATCATCGGTCGGGCCATGGAGCAAAAGCTCATCGATATCCGGGTGATCAACATCCGGGATTTTGCCTGGGACAAGCACAGACAGGCCGACGACGTCCCCTTTGGCGGAGGGGGCGGCATGGTCATGAAGCCGGAGCCCCTCTTGCGGGCGCTGGCGACCTTGTCGGGAAAATTGATTTATACGAGCCCCCAGGGCGTGACGTTCACGCAGAAACTGGCGGGAGAACTGGCGAAAGAAGAGGAAATCACCATTATCGCGGGTCATTATGAGGGCATCGACGAGAGGGTTCTCGAGCGGACCCGGCCCCTGGAGATTTCCATAGGCGATTACGTCCTGACCGGAGGGGAACTTCCGGCCATGGTTATTATGGACGCCGTGACAAGGCTGGTGGACGGCGTCATCAAGAAAGAATCCTATGAGCGGGACTCTTTTTATGACGGGCTCCTGGATTTTCCGCAGTATACCAGGCCCTGCGAATATGAGGGCCAGGTCGTTCCGGAAGTGTTGATTTCCGGCCACCACAAGAATATCGAGTGGTGGCGTCTGAAAGAGAGCCTGCGGCGAACCCGGAAAAAGAGGCCCGACCTCATTTTGCGGCGGACATTTTCCGAGCTCGAAAAAAAACTCTATGAGGAAATCCTGAGGGAAGAGCGGGAAAAAGCTGACGCGGAAAGCAAGCGGACGGAGGACGAAAGCGATGCGAAATAA
- the rimM gene encoding ribosome maturation factor RimM (Essential for efficient processing of 16S rRNA) — translation MDLIEVGKIWASHNLRGTVKVISTLDDISFLIGEKVVVKKYKSDEIVLTVRFLKQTAPDKWIMDFENISTRDGADSLRNGIIKVRKELAPGTEEERPDNYLHMEAIDDETDEKLGVVADFFAAPTYTILVIEDENHEIMVPAIDHFIRKVDREKNTLRVTILEGMIEEKNRKKRQRKEHEI, via the coding sequence ATGGACTTGATAGAAGTTGGAAAGATATGGGCCAGTCACAATTTGCGGGGTACCGTCAAAGTCATCAGCACATTGGACGACATTTCCTTCCTGATCGGAGAGAAGGTCGTCGTGAAAAAATACAAAAGCGACGAAATCGTCCTGACGGTACGGTTTTTGAAACAGACAGCGCCGGACAAATGGATCATGGACTTTGAGAACATCTCGACCCGTGACGGGGCGGATTCTCTCCGGAACGGCATCATCAAAGTTCGGAAGGAACTGGCGCCCGGAACAGAGGAAGAACGGCCGGACAACTACCTCCATATGGAGGCCATAGACGACGAAACCGACGAAAAATTAGGGGTGGTGGCGGATTTTTTCGCCGCGCCCACGTATACGATCCTCGTGATCGAAGACGAAAACCACGAGATCATGGTACCCGCCATCGACCACTTCATCCGGAAGGTGGACAGGGAGAAGAACACGCTGCGCGTGACGATCCTTGAGGGCATGATCGAAGAAAAAAACCGGAAGAAACGGCAGCGGAAAGAACATGAGATTTAA
- a CDS encoding KH domain-containing protein, giving the protein MERLEDLLAYIIKELVEKKDQVKIEYDAVDDNVTFRVNVARGEMGKIIGKNGLTANTIRGVMQAAGIKDKLNINVEFID; this is encoded by the coding sequence ATGGAAAGACTGGAAGATTTGCTCGCCTACATTATCAAAGAGCTCGTCGAGAAAAAAGATCAGGTCAAGATCGAATACGACGCTGTCGATGACAATGTCACATTTCGCGTAAACGTCGCCAGGGGGGAAATGGGAAAAATCATCGGGAAGAACGGCCTGACCGCCAATACCATCAGGGGAGTGATGCAGGCGGCAGGGATCAAAGACAAGCTCAACATCAACGTGGAATTCATCGACTGA
- a CDS encoding tripartite tricarboxylate transporter substrate binding protein → MRKVLISVLATLALAATIVSAGEWKPKENVTVVVAYKAGTGTDSTARVLTSHAEKYVGKTLVIDNLEGGAGSIGWTRIAKSKPDGYTIGFLNLPNFNSSITEKLGAYTIDSFIPICNHVTETSVVLVDAKSKFNTIQELIEFAKANPGKLKASTNGKKASNHIGAQMLAVTAGFKYVDIPYGGTADQLLALRQQEVEFSVAKVADFAAFKSEVKVLGVFDAKRLPEYPDAPTIGELGYYDKWLGSSRCIVAPAGTPKEIIDFYAEAFRKTMEDPDYLKAAKAAGIETNYLNPEQTGEIIKQQQAFAESLEDIWK, encoded by the coding sequence ATGAGAAAAGTATTGATTTCTGTGCTTGCAACGCTGGCTTTGGCGGCTACCATCGTATCTGCCGGAGAATGGAAACCCAAGGAAAACGTGACGGTTGTCGTGGCCTATAAGGCCGGAACCGGAACAGACAGTACCGCCCGTGTACTGACTTCCCACGCGGAAAAATATGTGGGAAAGACCCTCGTGATCGACAATCTCGAGGGGGGCGCGGGCTCCATCGGCTGGACGCGGATCGCCAAATCCAAACCCGACGGCTATACGATCGGATTTCTCAACCTGCCCAATTTCAATTCTTCCATCACGGAAAAATTAGGCGCTTACACGATCGACAGCTTCATCCCCATCTGCAACCACGTGACGGAAACCTCAGTCGTTTTGGTCGACGCCAAGTCCAAATTCAACACGATCCAGGAACTGATCGAATTCGCCAAAGCGAATCCCGGCAAACTGAAGGCCTCCACAAACGGAAAGAAGGCCTCCAACCATATCGGCGCGCAAATGCTGGCCGTGACTGCGGGCTTCAAGTATGTGGACATCCCCTACGGCGGCACCGCCGACCAGTTGCTGGCCCTCCGGCAGCAGGAAGTGGAGTTTTCCGTGGCCAAAGTGGCCGACTTCGCGGCCTTCAAGTCCGAAGTCAAGGTCCTTGGCGTCTTTGACGCGAAGCGGCTCCCCGAATACCCGGACGCCCCCACCATCGGCGAATTGGGCTATTACGACAAATGGCTCGGTTCCTCCCGCTGTATCGTGGCTCCCGCGGGAACGCCCAAGGAAATCATTGATTTTTACGCGGAAGCCTTCCGGAAGACCATGGAGGATCCCGACTACTTGAAAGCGGCCAAAGCCGCCGGCATTGAGACAAACTACCTCAACCCCGAGCAGACCGGCGAGATCATCAAACAACAGCAGGCCTTCGCGGAAAGTCTCGAAGATATCTGGAAGTAA
- a CDS encoding tripartite tricarboxylate transporter TctB family protein, whose amino-acid sequence MKKTDIGVVAFMYAVCALFFALTLGLKKEAQTYPLFILLMLFLLTTGYVVKMLIDAKKKGVSSGLAEVFEGFLPGQFIPLLVMIVLYLILIYVVGFYIATVAFVTVSLIFLKIKRWQILLTNAALICLIYCSFTLFLGVHLPAGMLFG is encoded by the coding sequence ATGAAAAAAACGGATATCGGCGTCGTCGCCTTCATGTACGCCGTCTGCGCGCTGTTTTTCGCGCTGACGCTGGGCCTGAAGAAAGAGGCGCAGACCTACCCGCTCTTTATTCTTTTGATGCTTTTTTTGCTGACGACCGGCTATGTGGTCAAAATGTTGATAGACGCAAAGAAAAAAGGCGTCTCCTCAGGCCTGGCCGAAGTCTTTGAGGGATTTTTGCCCGGGCAGTTCATCCCGCTTCTCGTGATGATCGTCCTCTATCTGATCCTCATTTATGTCGTCGGCTTTTATATCGCCACCGTGGCCTTTGTCACCGTGAGTCTGATCTTTCTGAAAATCAAACGCTGGCAGATCCTCTTAACCAACGCCGCGCTGATCTGTCTCATTTATTGTTCGTTTACCCTGTTTTTGGGCGTACATCTGCCCGCGGGGATGCTTTTCGGGTAA
- a CDS encoding tripartite tricarboxylate transporter permease, whose product MLNTLSLMGAGFINALTPINLLAMAAGTAIGIVIGCLPGLSAAMGVALLLPLTFSMKPATGLIVLGAIYCGAIFGGSISAILIHTPGTPASAATAIEGYQMTLKGKAGKALATSCISSFFGGLLSCISLYFFAPPLAQLAMKFKSPEYFWLSLFGLTIIAGVSTKSMLKGLMSGALGLLLSTIGMDPLEGVQRFMFGQSSLYEGINTTCALIGLFSMSQALILAEKAIKERAKATEFSDKITLSKSEMKRITPTIIRSWIIGNLIGILPGAGASIACFMGYNNARQFSKHKEEFGKGSIEGVAGSEAANNAVTGGSLIPMLTLGIPGESVTAVLMGGLIIQGLQPGPELFTRHAAMTYTFFAGFVLVQFFMLGIGMLGCRGFAKISRLSDAILIPSVSVLCVVGAYAIHKNFIDVVIMMIFGVLGYFIRKFDLNPAAIVLALILGPIGEKGLRRSLLLSGGNPGILFSTPLCWILIILCVLGIFSPLFMNKVEKTSIEKAGGDIPDETGDDPVRTAD is encoded by the coding sequence ATGCTGAATACCTTATCTCTGATGGGAGCGGGCTTCATCAACGCTTTGACCCCCATAAACCTTTTGGCCATGGCGGCGGGCACCGCCATCGGCATCGTGATCGGCTGTCTGCCGGGTCTCTCCGCCGCCATGGGCGTGGCGCTTCTGCTGCCGCTCACGTTCAGTATGAAGCCCGCCACGGGTCTCATCGTACTTGGGGCCATCTATTGCGGCGCGATTTTCGGCGGGTCCATTTCCGCCATCCTGATCCACACGCCGGGGACGCCGGCTTCGGCCGCAACGGCCATCGAAGGCTATCAGATGACGCTCAAGGGCAAAGCGGGCAAGGCTCTTGCCACTTCCTGCATTTCCTCCTTTTTCGGAGGGCTGCTCTCCTGCATCAGCCTGTATTTCTTCGCGCCGCCTCTGGCGCAGTTGGCCATGAAATTCAAATCCCCGGAATATTTCTGGTTGTCGCTCTTCGGGCTCACGATTATCGCCGGGGTATCCACAAAATCCATGCTGAAAGGACTGATGTCGGGAGCTCTGGGGCTCCTTCTCTCGACGATCGGCATGGACCCTCTCGAAGGGGTGCAGCGCTTCATGTTCGGCCAGTCGTCCCTCTATGAGGGCATCAACACCACCTGCGCCCTGATCGGGCTCTTCTCCATGTCTCAGGCGCTGATCCTGGCCGAAAAGGCCATCAAGGAGCGCGCCAAAGCGACGGAATTCAGCGACAAGATCACGCTGTCCAAGTCCGAGATGAAGCGGATCACGCCGACCATCATCCGCTCGTGGATCATCGGCAACCTGATCGGAATCCTGCCCGGCGCAGGCGCTTCCATCGCCTGCTTCATGGGCTACAACAACGCCCGGCAGTTCTCCAAGCACAAGGAGGAGTTCGGCAAGGGCTCCATCGAAGGCGTGGCGGGTTCCGAAGCCGCCAATAACGCCGTAACGGGAGGATCGCTCATTCCCATGCTGACGCTGGGGATCCCCGGCGAATCGGTGACGGCTGTCCTCATGGGGGGCCTCATCATCCAGGGTCTGCAACCGGGACCCGAGCTTTTTACGCGGCACGCGGCCATGACCTATACGTTTTTCGCGGGCTTTGTGCTCGTGCAGTTCTTTATGCTGGGTATCGGCATGCTGGGCTGCCGGGGCTTCGCCAAGATTTCCCGGCTCTCCGACGCGATTCTGATCCCCAGCGTTTCGGTACTCTGCGTTGTGGGGGCTTACGCGATCCACAAGAACTTTATCGACGTTGTGATCATGATGATCTTCGGCGTATTGGGCTATTTCATCCGAAAATTTGACCTCAACCCCGCCGCCATTGTGCTGGCGCTGATCCTGGGGCCCATCGGAGAAAAGGGCCTGCGGCGTTCGCTGCTCCTTTCGGGCGGCAATCCCGGGATATTGTTCTCGACGCCCCTTTGCTGGATTTTGATTATTTTATGCGTCTTGGGGATCTTCTCCCCGCTCTTTATGAACAAAGTGGAAAAGACGTCCATTGAAAAAGCCGGCGGCGATATCCCCGACGAAACCGGGGACGATCCGGTCCGGACAGCGGATTAA
- a CDS encoding metallophosphoesterase has protein sequence MFILPVVILLLMNIYVFIRGWQVLPGGPLLRALYVVLYWIAALSFFLGRYVETRFPPFTGTVLAWVGSFWIVALIYFFLAALFIDSLRLANHIRPFFPAALSRNPLRAKHLTALMVSGIVGIAVLGGHINSRIPRIRELEFTVDKAAGGLTKLDIVLLSDLHLGILIGRARLGKIVDKINELHPDVVLIPGDVADRGAEPVIREDMGEEFKRIKALYGVYACTGNHEFFGGVQKTVDYLRAHKVNMLRDDITKIADAFYVIGREDRSAPRRGFSRKGIAELMAGVTENLPVIVLDHQPYELGETAAAGVDVQFSGHTHYGQFWPVNHIVKALYEVAWGYKKIGNTHFYVTNGVGTWGPPVRIGNRPEIVRIRLKFRPAP, from the coding sequence TTGTTTATTCTGCCAGTGGTCATATTGCTCTTGATGAATATTTATGTCTTTATCCGGGGGTGGCAAGTCCTTCCGGGGGGCCCGTTGTTACGGGCCCTCTACGTTGTTTTGTACTGGATTGCCGCCCTCTCTTTTTTCCTGGGCCGCTATGTGGAAACGCGATTTCCGCCCTTCACCGGGACGGTTCTCGCCTGGGTCGGCTCGTTCTGGATCGTGGCGCTGATCTATTTTTTTCTGGCGGCGCTTTTTATTGACTCCTTGCGCCTCGCGAACCACATCCGCCCCTTTTTCCCCGCGGCCCTAAGCCGGAACCCGCTCCGGGCAAAACACCTGACGGCGCTGATGGTTTCGGGAATTGTGGGGATAGCGGTCCTCGGCGGGCACATCAATTCCCGTATTCCGCGTATCCGGGAGCTGGAATTTACCGTGGACAAGGCGGCCGGCGGGCTTACGAAACTGGATATTGTCCTGCTGTCGGACCTGCATCTGGGGATCCTCATCGGGCGGGCGCGTCTCGGAAAGATCGTCGATAAGATCAACGAATTGCATCCCGATGTGGTGCTTATTCCCGGCGACGTGGCGGACCGCGGCGCCGAGCCTGTGATCCGGGAGGACATGGGGGAGGAATTCAAACGGATCAAGGCCCTTTACGGCGTCTATGCCTGCACGGGAAATCATGAGTTTTTCGGGGGCGTGCAAAAGACCGTCGACTATCTTCGCGCGCACAAGGTAAATATGCTGCGCGACGACATCACAAAAATCGCCGACGCTTTTTACGTGATCGGACGGGAAGATCGTTCGGCCCCGAGGCGGGGGTTTTCACGAAAAGGGATCGCGGAGCTTATGGCGGGGGTCACGGAGAACCTCCCGGTCATCGTCCTGGACCATCAGCCCTATGAGCTGGGGGAGACGGCCGCGGCGGGCGTTGACGTCCAATTTTCCGGCCATACCCACTACGGGCAGTTCTGGCCCGTCAATCATATCGTGAAAGCCCTTTATGAAGTCGCCTGGGGCTATAAAAAAATCGGAAATACGCATTTTTACGTGACAAACGGGGTCGGGACCTGGGGCCCGCCCGTGCGGATCGGAAACCGGCCGGAAATCGTGCGGATCCGATTGAAATTCCGCCCCGCGCCTTAA